A section of the Schistosoma haematobium chromosome ZW, whole genome shotgun sequence genome encodes:
- a CDS encoding hypothetical protein (EggNog:ENOG410VENC~COG:A), with protein MTDASDVAVGAVLQQLVNGIWEPLSFFSKRLNPTQTRYSTFGRELLAIYLAIKHFRHMIEGTIFTVYTNHKPLIKALNAKQDNYSPREIRQLEFISQFTSNIQYIKGNSNEVADALSRTMVNALVQSEIDYHKLAALQNIDVELNRLKSANTTSLVLKETPLEEVSIICDISTGQPRPFIPKPLRRSIFETMHNISHPGIKATIKLISERFVWPSMNRDIRNWTQACIKCQRVKIHRHTSSAVGHFRHPDNRFEHVHIDIIGPLPVSNGFSYIFTCIDRFTRWPVAVPIKDITAETIAKTLVEHWISHYGVPTNITTDRGAQFESRLFQQLTELLGIKRIRTTSYHPMSNGMVERLHRQLKASLTAVISNNDWASKLPLVMLSLRSTIKQDIECCPAELVYGTTLRLPGEFFTAGKSVPTDIADYVQRLKQHMSSLRITLPRQHQRRVYIPKQLGDSTHVFIRRDNVQRPLQPAYDGPFKVIKRDGKTITVEKAGKTDVISIDRVKPAFIEAYDQPVHTDTAKTVESSKRQFQSSTTSTNTSKENPVTTRSGRRVRWPQHYVAAIFY; from the coding sequence ATGACGGATGCATCAGATGTAGCGGTAGGAGCCGTTTTACAACAATTAGTAAATGGCATATGGGAACCGCTCTCATTTTTTTCGAAAAGACTGAATCCGACACAAACAAGATATAGTACTTTCGGAAGAGAACTCCTAGCGATTTACTTAGCAATAAAACATTTCCGACATATGATTGAGGGTACCATTTTCACAGTATATACAAACCATAAACCCCTCATAAAAGCATTGAATGCCAAACAGGACAACTACTCGCCGAGGGAAATCCGACAATTAGAATTTATTTCCCAATTCACGTCTAACATACAGTATATCAAAGGCAATAGTAACGAAGTGGCAGACGCGCTATCCAGAACGATGGTCAACGCTCTCGTCCAGTCCGAAATCGATTATCACAAGTTAGCAGCATTACAAAATATCGACGTCGAGTTAAACAGACTAAAGTCTGCCAATACAACCTCGTTAGTTCTCAAAGAAACTCCATTGGAAGAAGTAAGCATCATCTGCGATATTTCTACAGGTCAACCAAGACCATTTATTCCAAAGCCGCTAAGGCGAAGCATTTTCGAAACCATGCACAATATTTCGCATCCCGGAATAAAGGCCACCATCAAACTAATCAGCGAACGTTTTGTATGGCCAAGTATGAATCGGGATATTCGTAATTGGACGCAAGCGTGTATAAAATGCCAGAGAGTTAAGATACATCGCCACACCAGTTCCGCAGTAGGTCATTTCCGTCATCCCGATAACAGATTCGAGCACGTACATATCGACATTATAGGACCACTGCCGGTTTCGAATGGCTTCAGTTACATTTTCACTTGCATTGATAGATTCACGCGATGGCCTGTAGCTGTGCCCATAAAAGATATTACAGCCGAAACTATCGCAAAAACCCTAGTAGAGCATTGGATTTCCCATTATGGCGTACCTACTAATATCACAACCGATAGAGGAGCTCAATTCGAGAGCCGCCTCTTCCAACAACTCACAGAACTACTCGGAATCAAACGAATTCGCACAACATCCTACCATCCGATGTCGAATGGTATGGTAGAGAGATTGCATCGGCAACTTAAAGCTTCTCTTACAGCTGTCATCAGCAATAATGATTGGGCCAGCAAGCTACCGTTAGTCATGTTGAGCTTAAGATCAACAATCAAACAAGATATAGAATGCTGCCCAGCAGAATTGGTTTATGGAACCACACTACGTCTGCCAGGAGAGTTTTTCACTGCAGGTAAAAGCGTTCCAACTGATATAGCGGACTATGTACAGCGTCTTAAGCAGCATATGAGTAGTCTAAGGATAACGCTTCCGAGACAACATCAACGCCGTGTGTACATACCCAAACAACTAGGTGACAGTACCCATGTGTTTATCAGAAGGGATAATGTGCAACGTCCCTTACAACCGGCCTACGATGGTCCATTTAAGGTGATTAAAAGAGACGGCAAAACTATCACGGTAGAAAAAGCTGGAAAAACGGATGTAATTAGCATCGACCGAgtcaaaccagctttcatcgaAGCCTACGATCAGCCAGTACATACAGATACTGCGAAAACCGTTGAATCATCGAAGCGTCAGTTCCAATCATCAACGACATCGACGAACACAAGCAAAGAGAATCCAGTAACGACAAGGTCTGGCCGAAGAGTAAGATGGCCCCAACATTATGTCGCTGCAATCTTCTATTAA